The following proteins come from a genomic window of Actinomycetes bacterium:
- a CDS encoding glycosyltransferase yields the protein MTGPTRAVFVAHAFPRSEQDMAGHFLLGLATALAEDGVEVQAVAPSGPGLAARERLAGIAVRRYRYAPRRAETLAYAGTMHTRAASPGGALALAGLVGAGALAVRRAGGAADLVHAHWWFPGGLQALASRRRPLVTTLHGTDVRLARSRPAARAACARVLRASAVVTAVSTWLADTAAGFAPDVADRIRVAPMPVDDTMFTPGDQARTELLFVGRLDEQKDLDTALRALARMDGPAAGRSLRVVGSGPAQARLRRLAADLGVAARVTWEAHLPQRELADRYRRAAALIVPGRDEGLGLVAVEGQLAGAPVIAAASGGLLDVVRDGQTGRTFPPGDPTALARALEGVLADPLAAAGLAVAARRAAVARFGRQAAARTYAALYAEALITRAP from the coding sequence ATGACCGGGCCAACCCGGGCCGTCTTCGTGGCCCATGCCTTCCCCCGCTCCGAGCAGGACATGGCTGGGCACTTCCTGCTCGGGCTGGCCACCGCGCTGGCCGAAGACGGCGTCGAGGTACAGGCGGTGGCCCCGTCGGGGCCCGGGCTGGCCGCCAGGGAGCGCCTGGCCGGCATCGCCGTGCGCCGCTACCGCTACGCCCCGCGGCGGGCCGAGACCCTCGCCTATGCCGGGACCATGCACACCCGGGCGGCCAGCCCGGGCGGCGCGCTCGCGCTGGCGGGGCTGGTCGGGGCCGGCGCACTGGCCGTGCGCCGGGCCGGTGGCGCCGCCGACCTGGTGCACGCCCACTGGTGGTTTCCAGGCGGCCTGCAGGCCCTCGCCTCGCGCCGGCGACCGCTGGTCACGACCCTGCACGGGACCGACGTCCGGCTCGCCCGCTCCCGCCCCGCGGCCAGGGCCGCCTGCGCCAGGGTCCTGCGCGCGTCGGCGGTGGTCACCGCGGTGTCGACCTGGCTGGCCGACACCGCGGCCGGCTTCGCTCCCGACGTCGCCGACCGCATCCGGGTGGCGCCCATGCCAGTCGACGACACCATGTTCACCCCGGGCGACCAGGCCCGCACCGAGCTCCTGTTCGTGGGTCGGCTGGACGAGCAGAAGGATCTCGACACCGCTTTGCGCGCCCTGGCCCGGATGGACGGTCCCGCCGCCGGCCGGTCGCTCCGGGTGGTGGGCAGCGGGCCGGCCCAGGCCAGGCTCCGGCGCTTGGCCGCCGACCTGGGCGTGGCCGCACGGGTCACCTGGGAGGCGCATCTGCCCCAGCGGGAGCTCGCTGACCGCTACCGGCGAGCGGCCGCGCTAATCGTGCCAGGTCGGGACGAGGGCCTCGGTCTGGTGGCGGTCGAGGGGCAGCTCGCCGGCGCCCCGGTGATCGCGGCGGCCTCCGGCGGCCTGCTCGACGTCGTCCGCGACGGCCAGACCGGCCGGACCTTCCCGCCCGGGGACCCGACTGCCCTGGCCCGCGCCCTGGAGGGCGTGCTCGCCGATCCGCTGGCGGCCGCCGGCCTGGCCGTGGCCGCCCGCAGAGCGGCCGTCGCCCGGTTCGGCCGGCAGGCCGCGGCCCGCACCTATGCGGCCCTCTACGCCGAGGCCCTGATCACCAGGGCGCCATGA
- a CDS encoding GTPase, whose translation MTRDLGQCLVALERVAEAAERLGLDASGARQVVESARTRLGFPGTAFVLALAGGTGAGKSSLLNALAGHEVSRPGPVRPVTDEPVAWVPADAAGELGPLLRWVGVERVVSHHDPSFADLCLLDLPDYDSVERAHRARVDEVLPRVDAVCWVLDPEKYNDRVLHEDYLRPLAHHAERAVFVVNRQDVIGGPGAVAELVADVRRTLAEDGITGRPVFAVSATPPNGAGTGELDALRTWLSARMQAKSIVADRVAADCTAAGAELGRRAGLDGEGANRPLVDERTRDAAHQRAVAAARGAVDVAGVRRACQRRTRTEAQASGAGPVGRAMAGIARLRGGREAGAASARSIDPVAYARGWRGRASLSRTVNPVHDLLRQAAVAAPPGLRADVMALAKPDRLEERLGDAVDEAVARAGVEHARPPHSWLWPLVGVVQTLATAAFLTGVLWYATLYLAGRARADLPDLPTFRNVPVPLLLVVGSLAGGWLLARLLHASARRQGRKWADRLTRDLDRAVAREVDQAMDAPLAELETARSELLVRLADLRQAARE comes from the coding sequence GTGACCAGGGACCTCGGGCAGTGCCTGGTGGCGCTGGAGCGGGTCGCCGAGGCAGCCGAGCGGCTCGGGCTGGACGCGAGCGGGGCCAGGCAGGTGGTCGAGTCGGCCCGGACCCGGCTCGGGTTCCCGGGCACCGCGTTCGTGCTGGCACTGGCCGGCGGGACCGGGGCGGGCAAGTCGAGCCTGCTGAACGCGCTGGCCGGGCACGAGGTGAGCCGGCCGGGGCCGGTCCGCCCGGTGACCGACGAGCCGGTCGCCTGGGTGCCCGCCGACGCCGCGGGTGAGCTCGGGCCGCTCCTGCGCTGGGTGGGGGTCGAGCGGGTGGTGAGCCACCACGACCCCTCGTTCGCCGACCTCTGCCTGCTCGACCTGCCCGACTACGATTCGGTCGAGCGCGCCCACCGGGCCCGGGTCGACGAGGTGCTCCCCAGGGTCGATGCGGTCTGCTGGGTGCTCGACCCGGAGAAGTACAACGACCGCGTGCTGCACGAGGACTACCTGCGCCCGCTCGCCCACCACGCCGAGCGGGCGGTGTTCGTGGTCAACCGGCAGGACGTCATCGGCGGCCCCGGCGCCGTGGCCGAGCTGGTCGCCGACGTCCGGCGCACGCTGGCCGAAGACGGCATCACCGGCCGCCCGGTGTTCGCGGTCTCGGCCACGCCGCCGAACGGCGCCGGCACCGGCGAGCTGGACGCCCTGCGCACCTGGCTGTCAGCGCGCATGCAGGCCAAGTCGATCGTTGCCGACCGGGTGGCGGCCGACTGCACGGCGGCCGGTGCCGAGCTCGGCCGGCGGGCCGGCCTGGACGGCGAGGGCGCCAACCGGCCGCTGGTCGACGAGCGGACCCGCGACGCGGCGCACCAGCGGGCGGTCGCGGCGGCCCGGGGCGCGGTCGACGTGGCCGGGGTGCGCCGAGCCTGCCAGCGCCGCACCCGGACCGAGGCGCAGGCCAGCGGCGCCGGTCCGGTCGGGCGGGCCATGGCCGGCATCGCCCGGCTGCGCGGGGGCAGGGAGGCGGGTGCGGCGTCGGCGCGGTCCATCGACCCGGTCGCCTACGCACGCGGCTGGCGGGGACGCGCCTCGCTCAGCCGGACCGTCAACCCTGTCCACGACCTGCTGCGCCAGGCGGCGGTGGCGGCGCCGCCCGGCCTGCGAGCCGACGTCATGGCCCTGGCCAAGCCCGACCGGCTGGAGGAGCGCCTCGGCGACGCGGTGGACGAAGCGGTCGCCAGGGCCGGGGTCGAGCACGCCCGCCCGCCCCACTCCTGGCTGTGGCCGCTGGTCGGGGTGGTGCAGACGCTCGCCACCGCGGCGTTCCTGACCGGCGTGCTGTGGTATGCGACCCTGTACCTGGCCGGCCGGGCCCGGGCCGACCTGCCCGACCTGCCCACCTTCCGCAACGTCCCGGTGCCGCTGCTGCTGGTGGTCGGCAGCCTGGCCGGCGGCTGGCTGCTGGCCCGGCTGCTTCACGCCAGCGCCCGCCGGCAGGGCCGGAAGTGGGCCGACCGGCTCACCCGCGACCTCGACCGGGCCGTCGCCCGCGAGGTCGACCAGGCGATGGACGCCCCGCTCGCCGAGCTGGAGACGGCCCGGTCGGAGCTGCTGGTCCGCCTGGCCGACCTGCGCCAGGCCGCGCGCGAGTAG
- a CDS encoding dynamin family protein, with amino-acid sequence MPTVDTFALQRALAGLGDGLAAASLRAPGPDDGFVERRRRLVWHLDHYLLPRVHDLEAPLVVVVLGSTGAGKSSLLNGLARHPVSPSGVVRPTTMRPVVLLAPGQVDAFMGGKVLAALADADRLELAVHSGAFPEIALVDAPDLDSVEAANRMTADELLQAADVCLFITTAQRYADLVPWEFLHRAQARGVPLMVVVNRLPRNEPDRAAVMADSRRRFEEAGLGQAGPDGELPFLGVEEGARDEGTDGLTAAAVEPVRQALVELGRDTQALAAVKATALRGALTGLPASVEQVARDLELDEQRAAALRSPVTRAYAEEAGKLNDRLAGGDFLRGEVMRAWQEFVGLGDVSRWLSSGVGRVRSWFARRFQAPGATEGPLRQAKEQAFEELVAALVRHADAAAGHAAAEWAAAPAGTFAGGSAGSLLLADRPDLWGHGEGLEAQARELLAAWLGRLTTVVEERGQNRRAFAFATSLGVNAIGVIAMLAVFAHSAGLTGGELAIAGGTAVVNQKLLEALIGEAAVADIVRGAERDLRSTLRSALDTDARRFLDLLEPQLVAGPNDLRAAAALVVVEAERLLAELGVPDAGDRAEGHQAKGHRAEGRPAEGRPAEGRREPR; translated from the coding sequence ATGCCGACCGTCGACACCTTCGCCTTGCAGCGCGCCCTGGCCGGGCTCGGCGACGGGCTGGCCGCGGCCAGCCTGCGCGCGCCCGGCCCGGACGACGGCTTCGTCGAGCGCCGCCGCCGGCTCGTCTGGCACCTCGACCATTACCTCCTGCCGCGCGTCCACGACCTCGAAGCGCCCTTGGTGGTGGTGGTGCTCGGCTCGACCGGGGCCGGGAAGTCCTCGCTGCTGAACGGGCTCGCCCGCCACCCGGTCAGCCCGAGCGGGGTGGTCCGGCCCACCACCATGCGGCCGGTCGTGCTGCTAGCGCCCGGCCAGGTCGACGCGTTCATGGGCGGCAAGGTGCTCGCCGCTCTGGCCGACGCCGACCGCCTGGAGCTCGCGGTCCACAGCGGCGCCTTCCCGGAGATCGCGCTGGTCGACGCCCCCGACCTCGACTCGGTGGAGGCGGCCAACCGGATGACCGCCGACGAGCTGCTCCAGGCCGCCGACGTCTGCCTGTTCATCACCACCGCCCAGCGCTACGCCGACCTCGTCCCCTGGGAGTTCCTGCACCGGGCCCAGGCCCGCGGGGTGCCGCTCATGGTGGTCGTGAACCGCCTGCCCAGGAACGAGCCGGACCGCGCGGCGGTGATGGCCGACTCCCGCCGCCGGTTCGAGGAGGCCGGCCTGGGCCAGGCCGGCCCGGACGGCGAGCTGCCGTTCCTCGGGGTCGAGGAGGGCGCCCGGGACGAGGGCACCGACGGGCTCACCGCGGCTGCGGTCGAGCCGGTGCGCCAGGCCCTGGTCGAGCTCGGCCGCGACACCCAGGCCCTGGCGGCGGTCAAGGCGACCGCCCTGCGGGGCGCCCTGACCGGCCTGCCCGCGTCGGTCGAGCAGGTCGCGCGCGACCTCGAGCTCGACGAGCAGCGGGCCGCGGCCCTGCGCAGCCCGGTGACGCGCGCCTACGCCGAGGAGGCGGGCAAGCTCAACGACCGCCTGGCTGGCGGGGACTTCCTGCGCGGCGAGGTGATGCGCGCCTGGCAGGAGTTCGTGGGCCTCGGCGACGTGTCGCGCTGGCTCTCGAGCGGCGTCGGGCGGGTCCGATCCTGGTTCGCCCGCCGGTTCCAGGCCCCCGGGGCGACCGAGGGGCCGCTCAGGCAGGCCAAGGAGCAGGCGTTCGAGGAGCTGGTGGCGGCGCTGGTGCGGCACGCCGACGCGGCCGCGGGCCACGCCGCCGCCGAGTGGGCCGCCGCGCCCGCCGGTACCTTTGCGGGCGGGTCGGCGGGGTCGCTGCTGCTCGCGGACCGGCCCGACCTCTGGGGCCACGGCGAGGGGCTCGAGGCTCAGGCTCGCGAGCTGCTGGCCGCCTGGCTCGGCCGCCTGACTACAGTGGTCGAGGAGCGCGGCCAGAACCGGCGCGCGTTCGCGTTCGCCACCTCCCTCGGAGTCAACGCGATCGGCGTGATCGCCATGCTGGCGGTCTTCGCCCACAGCGCCGGGCTCACCGGCGGCGAGCTGGCCATCGCCGGAGGCACCGCGGTCGTGAACCAGAAGCTGCTCGAGGCCCTGATTGGCGAGGCGGCCGTGGCCGACATCGTCAGGGGGGCCGAGCGCGACCTGCGCTCGACGCTGCGCAGCGCCCTGGACACCGACGCCCGGCGCTTCCTCGACCTGCTGGAGCCGCAGCTCGTCGCCGGCCCGAACGACCTCCGCGCCGCGGCTGCCCTCGTCGTGGTCGAAGCCGAGCGCCTCCTGGCCGAGCTGGGCGTCCCGGACGCCGGCGACCGGGCCGAGGGGCACCAGGCCAAGGGGCACCGGGCCGAGGGGCGCCCGGCCGAGGGGCGCCCGGCCGAGGGACGGCGGGAGCCCAGGTGA
- a CDS encoding ATP-binding protein, which yields MPRIEEVQFVNWGSLRPDPVPLLTDGVTVATGPNGSGKTCFLDAIKLLLGITGFAPGRTSARYIFDGGPSGAPADRAWLRATFANPVLPAAGGGRLFASAGTDFEDAERVSVVCLVTADERRYRVLPGLVRWGRPIESDLRDFADANPVEEWLGPRLYDDLLERTGVTQALRAVLALPQGAIDRIVEERPAGMLRRLLELAGERDTYETLHAGRDRWEGARAAYLAAMEQHKAELDRLATLDHLARRHREWAGLRDQLDHLRLVARPAAEYRDLADEVEAERARQDRQGRVVNGDRATLAALAEQISRLQATVQGLTDQAATLERELDEAETALRGLDLRIASMDVKGTEAQAAAARTRSLAGDRSRQQAGAAAASAEAVLAAARARREAAAAALARRETEVGMLRQGRLPAPPEVEAFQDRLRAAGIEATLVADVVDLNDGGADEATRVRAEAALGDALWALMVPSDAYRDATALALETGYRGGVVRAGAGDPTGALAEVVAPVELGLLLERADAWSAHDAKQAHGLASRGHAAVAPDGMRYGDSLTRRQAPDLPVLGQLARERRLSVARAEVSRLTEELEELDARIPKLRAAWQRASWVLEAVRAVPAGLEGRDSTGGELREAQARRPSLADRPVQLRHELRAVAERLGAAGAELAMARERETNVEARLARNLPRLAEQESRVARLEAELAGRSLTSEQRLVVEAGALPGTESLLHDIDWLTAQVADERFGPEARDPGVLAQRDAQADAVREADRAAGERRRDMVAFEAGLEESRRRYEARVQRVIRGLSDEFARICRIARTDGELRLVTGDRPGEYGVDVLIAHRTGERKRSYRDAAHSGGQRAKIAILLLLATMGSAGRADLLLMDEHIAHLDSTNIDHLAELMHALNERVQFVLATPTNAEALRLSWCDLQLAFLPRDPGQPYNPPIRILSRLGTGDLAARYPSGELAAS from the coding sequence TTGCCCAGGATTGAGGAGGTCCAGTTCGTCAACTGGGGCTCGCTCCGGCCTGACCCCGTCCCCTTGCTGACCGACGGGGTCACCGTGGCGACCGGCCCCAACGGCTCGGGCAAGACATGCTTCCTGGACGCGATCAAGCTGCTCCTCGGGATCACCGGCTTCGCGCCCGGGCGGACCTCGGCCCGGTACATCTTCGACGGCGGCCCGAGCGGGGCACCAGCCGACCGGGCCTGGCTGCGGGCGACGTTCGCCAACCCGGTCCTCCCGGCGGCCGGCGGGGGGCGCCTGTTCGCCTCGGCCGGGACCGACTTCGAGGACGCCGAGCGGGTCAGCGTCGTCTGCCTGGTCACCGCGGACGAGCGCCGCTACCGGGTCCTGCCCGGCCTGGTCCGCTGGGGCCGGCCAATCGAGTCCGACCTGCGCGACTTCGCCGACGCAAACCCGGTCGAGGAGTGGCTCGGGCCCCGGCTCTACGACGATCTGCTGGAGCGGACCGGGGTGACCCAGGCGCTGCGCGCGGTGCTCGCCCTCCCCCAGGGCGCCATCGACCGGATCGTCGAGGAACGGCCGGCCGGCATGCTCCGCCGGCTCCTCGAGCTGGCCGGCGAGCGCGACACCTACGAGACGCTGCACGCCGGGCGCGACCGCTGGGAGGGCGCCCGAGCCGCCTACCTGGCCGCCATGGAGCAGCACAAGGCGGAGCTGGACCGCCTGGCCACGCTCGACCACCTGGCCCGCCGCCACCGGGAGTGGGCCGGTCTCCGCGACCAGCTCGACCACCTGCGCCTGGTCGCGAGGCCGGCGGCCGAGTACCGCGACCTCGCCGACGAGGTCGAGGCCGAGCGCGCCCGCCAGGACCGGCAGGGTCGGGTCGTCAACGGCGACCGGGCCACGCTTGCGGCCCTGGCCGAGCAGATATCCAGGCTGCAGGCGACCGTCCAGGGGCTCACCGACCAGGCGGCCACGCTCGAGCGCGAGCTCGACGAGGCGGAGACCGCCCTGCGCGGCCTCGACCTCCGGATCGCCTCAATGGACGTGAAGGGCACCGAGGCCCAGGCGGCCGCGGCGCGCACGCGCAGCCTGGCCGGCGACCGGAGCCGGCAGCAGGCCGGGGCGGCCGCCGCCTCGGCCGAGGCCGTCCTGGCCGCGGCCCGGGCCAGGCGCGAGGCGGCGGCCGCCGCCCTGGCCAGGCGGGAGACCGAGGTCGGGATGCTGCGGCAGGGCCGCCTCCCGGCGCCGCCGGAGGTGGAGGCGTTCCAGGACCGCCTGCGGGCCGCGGGGATCGAGGCGACCCTGGTCGCCGACGTCGTCGACCTGAACGATGGCGGCGCCGACGAGGCGACCAGGGTGCGGGCCGAGGCTGCCCTCGGCGACGCCCTGTGGGCACTGATGGTGCCGTCGGACGCCTACCGCGACGCCACCGCGCTCGCGCTCGAGACCGGCTACCGGGGTGGCGTGGTGCGGGCCGGTGCCGGCGACCCGACCGGCGCCCTGGCCGAGGTGGTGGCCCCGGTCGAGCTCGGCCTGCTGCTCGAGCGGGCCGACGCCTGGTCGGCCCATGACGCCAAGCAGGCGCATGGCTTGGCCTCCCGGGGCCATGCCGCGGTCGCGCCCGACGGCATGCGCTACGGCGACAGCCTCACCCGCCGGCAGGCGCCGGACCTGCCCGTGCTGGGGCAGCTGGCCCGCGAGCGGCGCCTGTCCGTGGCCAGGGCCGAGGTGAGCCGGCTCACCGAGGAGCTCGAGGAACTCGACGCCCGCATCCCGAAGCTCCGGGCCGCCTGGCAACGGGCGAGCTGGGTGCTCGAGGCGGTGCGCGCGGTCCCAGCCGGGCTCGAGGGCCGGGACTCCACCGGCGGCGAGCTCCGCGAGGCCCAGGCGCGGCGGCCCTCCCTGGCCGACCGGCCCGTGCAGCTCCGGCACGAGCTGCGCGCGGTGGCAGAGCGGCTCGGGGCGGCAGGCGCCGAGCTGGCCATGGCCCGCGAGCGCGAGACCAACGTCGAGGCCAGGCTGGCCAGGAACCTGCCCCGCCTGGCCGAGCAGGAGAGCCGGGTGGCCCGGCTCGAGGCCGAGCTGGCCGGCCGGTCGCTCACCTCCGAGCAACGGCTGGTGGTCGAGGCCGGCGCGCTGCCGGGCACCGAGTCGCTGCTGCACGACATCGACTGGCTGACCGCGCAGGTGGCGGACGAACGCTTCGGGCCGGAGGCGCGCGACCCAGGGGTCCTGGCCCAGCGGGACGCCCAGGCGGACGCCGTCCGCGAGGCCGACCGGGCGGCCGGCGAGCGCAGGCGCGACATGGTGGCGTTCGAAGCCGGGCTGGAGGAGTCCCGCCGCCGCTACGAGGCGCGCGTCCAGCGGGTGATCCGCGGGCTGAGCGACGAGTTCGCGCGCATCTGCCGGATCGCGCGCACCGACGGCGAGCTGCGCCTGGTCACCGGCGACCGGCCCGGGGAGTACGGCGTCGACGTGCTGATCGCACACCGGACCGGCGAGCGCAAGCGCTCCTACCGGGATGCCGCCCACTCGGGAGGCCAGCGTGCCAAGATCGCGATCCTCCTGCTGCTCGCCACCATGGGGTCGGCGGGCAGGGCCGACCTGCTGCTCATGGACGAGCACATCGCCCACCTTGACTCGACCAACATCGACCACCTGGCCGAGCTGATGCACGCCCTCAACGAGCGGGTGCAGTTCGTGCTCGCGACGCCCACCAACGCCGAGGCGCTGCGGCTGTCTTGGTGCGACCTGCAGCTCGCGTTCCTGCCCAGGGACCCCGGGCAGCCGTACAATCCCCCCATCCGCATCCTGTCCCGGCTCGGCACCGGCGACCTGGCCGCCCGCTACCCCAGCGGCGAGCTGGCCGCGTCCTGA
- the cpaB gene encoding Flp pilus assembly protein CpaB, translating to MQATDIAAPTAQKTSTPAPPRRRVGSRFSLPHLVTLLAGLLAMLLVFAVLRGDEATSRVAVAAREVRAGAPLARSALRFTDLRAPGTIAEQLIGPESLARLEGWIATRTIAPGDLVTRGDFRPPAAVAQQRAMSVPVDPAHAVGGALEAGDRVDVIRVLDSGQAVFVVAGAQVLSVNRPDPSTIGPAGAYSLTLAVSSQDALRLAAAIRSEKFEVIRSTGTGRAPVGVPPDQSGAVPSRGFGTGQGQPGGAGGQGTTGAGQGQGQGQPGGAGGQGTAGAGTGQGQGQPGGTPTQGTQGPAGTG from the coding sequence TTGCAGGCCACAGACATCGCGGCGCCGACCGCGCAGAAGACCTCGACCCCGGCGCCACCCAGGCGGCGCGTGGGATCCCGGTTCTCGTTGCCGCACCTGGTCACGCTGCTGGCCGGACTGCTCGCCATGCTGCTGGTGTTCGCCGTGCTGCGCGGAGACGAGGCCACCTCCCGGGTCGCAGTGGCGGCCCGCGAGGTTCGGGCCGGAGCGCCGCTCGCCCGCTCGGCGCTGCGCTTCACCGACCTGCGCGCGCCGGGCACCATCGCTGAGCAGCTCATCGGTCCTGAGTCGCTGGCCAGGCTCGAGGGGTGGATCGCCACCCGGACGATTGCCCCCGGCGACCTGGTGACTCGCGGGGACTTCCGGCCGCCGGCGGCAGTCGCCCAGCAGCGCGCCATGAGCGTGCCGGTGGACCCGGCCCATGCCGTGGGCGGCGCGCTCGAGGCCGGCGACCGGGTCGACGTGATCCGGGTCCTTGACAGCGGGCAGGCCGTGTTCGTGGTGGCCGGAGCCCAGGTGCTCAGCGTGAACCGGCCCGACCCGTCGACCATCGGGCCGGCGGGCGCATACAGCCTCACGCTCGCCGTCTCCAGCCAGGACGCGTTGCGGCTGGCCGCGGCCATCCGTAGCGAGAAGTTCGAGGTGATCCGCTCGACCGGGACCGGCCGAGCCCCGGTCGGTGTGCCCCCGGACCAGTCCGGCGCCGTCCCATCGCGGGGCTTCGGCACGGGCCAGGGCCAGCCCGGTGGCGCTGGCGGGCAGGGGACCACGGGCGCGGGGCAGGGGCAGGGTCAGGGTCAGCCTGGCGGCGCCGGCGGACAGGGGACCGCCGGCGCGGGCACAGGTCAGGGTCAGGGCCAACCGGGCGGCACGCCCACACAGGGCACCCAGGGGCCGGCGGGGACTGGCTGA
- a CDS encoding ATPase, T2SS/T4P/T4SS family: MSPGERASAYDQIRHTVLRWIEDQKVDPTSEPEIQERTAEAIRQWQRSAAASERRGLGDVEAIANRVVRSITGFGALDELFRVPGIEEIEIEGDLVMYIDASGRRKTLVAPTTAEENRQAVDRLLAATQRHLDTQSPLVHARVLDGRARLSGAIPPVSDKLSATVRFHQLRNESLSTMVRRGSLTVPAAGFLWAVAQTRLSVVISGPPFAGKTSMLGALLAAVPPQRRIRVCEDTRELVDERPTISYLEARAKSLAGEGEITLRDLIKFVLKMRPDYIVVGEVLGAEAFEIVRAVNAGCGFACTVHANSARDALTALVNAAIMAGENVKAADVREVFASSIKYVMHLEVAERATMGGGQGLLRQTREIIELVPSLHDNFSHEVLFERRALGYPLEWTGTFPHHAEVIDRSLPEGLTIAGILEGRVSPFELGLVGTERKREVAP, translated from the coding sequence ATGAGCCCAGGCGAGCGGGCGAGCGCCTACGACCAGATCAGGCACACCGTGCTGCGCTGGATCGAGGACCAGAAGGTCGACCCCACCAGCGAGCCCGAGATCCAGGAGCGGACCGCCGAGGCGATCCGGCAGTGGCAGCGCAGCGCAGCCGCGAGCGAGCGCCGCGGCCTCGGCGACGTGGAGGCCATCGCCAACCGGGTGGTCCGCTCGATCACCGGCTTCGGTGCCCTCGACGAGCTGTTCCGCGTTCCCGGCATCGAGGAGATCGAGATCGAAGGCGACCTCGTCATGTACATCGACGCCAGCGGCAGGCGGAAGACGCTGGTGGCGCCGACCACCGCGGAGGAGAACCGGCAGGCGGTCGACCGGCTGCTCGCCGCCACCCAGCGCCACCTCGACACCCAGAGCCCGCTGGTGCACGCGCGGGTGCTCGACGGCCGGGCCCGCCTCTCCGGGGCGATCCCGCCGGTGTCCGACAAGCTGTCGGCCACGGTCCGCTTCCACCAACTCCGCAACGAGTCGTTGTCGACCATGGTGCGCCGCGGGTCGCTGACCGTGCCGGCGGCCGGGTTCCTGTGGGCGGTCGCCCAGACGCGGCTCTCGGTGGTGATCTCCGGGCCGCCGTTCGCGGGCAAGACCTCGATGCTCGGCGCCCTGCTGGCCGCGGTCCCGCCCCAGCGCCGCATCCGGGTGTGCGAGGACACCCGCGAGCTGGTCGACGAGCGGCCCACCATCTCCTACCTGGAGGCCAGGGCCAAGTCGCTCGCCGGTGAGGGCGAGATCACCCTGCGCGACCTCATCAAGTTCGTGCTCAAGATGCGCCCCGACTACATCGTGGTCGGCGAGGTGCTCGGGGCGGAGGCGTTCGAGATCGTCCGGGCGGTGAACGCGGGCTGCGGGTTCGCCTGCACGGTGCACGCCAACTCGGCCCGCGACGCGCTCACCGCGCTGGTCAACGCCGCCATCATGGCCGGCGAGAACGTCAAGGCGGCCGACGTCCGCGAGGTGTTCGCCTCCTCGATCAAGTACGTCATGCACCTGGAGGTCGCCGAGCGCGCGACCATGGGGGGCGGCCAGGGCCTGCTCCGCCAGACCCGCGAGATCATCGAGCTGGTCCCGAGCCTGCACGACAACTTCAGCCACGAGGTGCTGTTCGAGCGGCGTGCCCTTGGCTACCCGCTCGAGTGGACCGGGACCTTCCCGCACCACGCCGAGGTCATCGACCGCAGCCTGCCCGAGGGGCTGACGATCGCCGGCATCCTCGAAGGGCGCGTGTCACCGTTCGAGCTGGGCCTGGTCGGCACCGAGCGGAAGCGCGAGGTGGCCCCGTGA